DNA from Granulicella arctica:
ATGCGACGCGTATGGCGAAGGACGTGGAGACGGCGCTGCTGGATGTGATCGCGAAGGGTTCGAACGGGACGCTGGAGCACGCGGCAGAGTATCTGGAGAATATGAAGAAGCAGAAGCGGTACCAGCGGGACGTCTACTAGATCGCTGTCCTGATGGCTGTTTTGGAGGCATTGTGCGCGGGCGATGGAATTGCCATGCCCAATGTCTCGCTTCGGGGTAAGATAGCGGAGAAGAATTACCTGCCTGTCTTTGACGGCGCCGAGGCATATGTCCGAAAGTATTCAAGATCGCGTTCTGAGAGTTATCGCAACGACCCGCCGGGTTCCACCGGAGACAGTGCGGGCGGACAGCACATTTGAAGAGCTGGGTATCGACTCGCTCGACCGGATCAACATTCTGTTCGAGCTGGAGAGCGAGTTCGATATCGAGATCGATGACGAACATGCCAAACAGGTGACGACGCTGCAACAGATGATCGATGGGATCACGCAGCTCGTCGATGCGAAGAATGCTCATCCGCCGGAGGATTAGGCGAGTAGCGGCTTACTCGAGGGTGATATCGCCCGTGGTTACGTGGGCTTCCAGCCGATATTTGCCGGGAGCGGCTGTGGCTGTGTAGCTGCGAAAGAAGCCTCCCTTTGAAACTCCCTTACTTGGGATATTTACCGCACCGATGCGCACCGATGCGTCAACGAAACCGTACTCTTCGAGCGGGATTGGGGTTACGGAGATTTCGCCGGCGAGGAGTTGAATCTTCTTATTGCCAATGACGTGGCTGACCTTCCATTCGCCTGCGCTGGCGTTTAGCGCCAGGTCGGTTCTCTGAGGAACTTCGATGCGGATCTGGACGTTGTTCCTTGGACCTCCCTCGATGCGGATTTGGTGCGAGTTCCCGGTCTTCGAAAACGCGATTTTGATCTCTCCGGCTTTATCCTGTTCATCCAATTTGCAGGAGATGCGCACACCTTCCTGATCCGTGCCGACGACCTCAATCCCGGCTGAGCGCGAGTCGATGGAGAGGGCACTCTCTGGATTCAACGGCATAGAAGGCGGTGCTGCGCAGGTTCCGGACTGAGCTGACGCAGCCAGGCAGGCAGTGGCGGAGAAGAGTATGGCAGTCAAGGCGGAGGAGAGGCGCATGATGGTCTTAACGTTCCTCTCTCCTCAAAAGTTCAACTAAATCGTAAGAGTGGTCGTTATGCTTATGCGCGGTCGTGGAGCCAGGCGGCGGAGCGGGCGATGCCTTCTTCCAGAGAGATCTTCGGTGCGAAGCCGAAGGTCTCTTTTGCTTTGGCGATGGGGAACTCCTGGTTGATGCCGAGGAGCTGGACGGCGTGGCGGGTGAGCAGGGGGCGGCCCGGCAGCTTGAGAAGGCGGTGCGGGGTTTCTAGGACGCTGGCTAAGTTGGTGGCGGCGGCGAAGCTGAGGTTGATCCAGGGGGGCTTGGCGTGGATGGCCTGCGAAAAAAGTTTGACGTAGTCGGCCCAAGTGGCGTGGGTGCCGTCGCTGAGGTTGAAGGCGTGACCGAGGGTGGCGGGGTGGTGTGCGGCGGCGATCATGGCTTCGGCGACGTTGTCGACGTAGGCGAAGCCGCCGGGCGCGCGGCCGTGGTCGATGGTGGCCATGAGGCGCTGGCGGAGGAGGGTGGCGATCTCGACGGTGAAGTCTTTACCGCGTGGGCCATAGATGGTGGCGGGGCGGACGATGGTGACGGGGAGGCCGTGGTCCTGATGGGCACGCCAGACGGCTAGCTCGCCGAGGCGCTTGGTCTGGTTGTAAGGGAGGCCAGCGTCGCGGGTGGGGGCGGATTCGTCGCAGGGGATGGCGGGGTAGCCGTAGACGTCGGTGGTGCTGACGTGGACGAAGCGGGCGAGAGTGGGGCTTTCGAGCGCGGCTTCGAGGAGGTTCTGCGTGCCGGTGACGTTGGCGTCGAAGTAGGTCTTCCAGGGGGCCCAGTCGGTGGAGCAGGCGGCGCAGTGGAAGATGTGGGCGACGCCCATTCCAACGACGGCCGCGCGGAGGCTGGCCAAGTCGGTGAGGTCGCCGGGGACGATGCGGATGGGAAGACCGGCCAGGTGACGGAGATCAGAGGTCGGGCGGGCCAGGACGATGACTTGTTCGCCCTGGGCTGCGAGGAGTTGGGCGAGGCGGCCTCCGAGGAAGCCGCTTGCTCCGGTGATGAGTGTGGTCACGAGTTAGTTGGCGAGCTGGCGGAAGACGTCGAGGACGAAGTCGAGCTGCTCGCGGGTGTGAGCGGCGGTGACGCAGAGGCGGAGGCGGGCTACTCCCTGGGCGACGGCGGGGAACATGACCGGCGCGGCGATGATGCCGTGGTTACGGAGCTTGCGGGCGAAGACGGCTGTCTGAATCTCATCGTGCAGGACGACCGGGATGATGGCGGTGTCGGAGAGGCCGGTGTTGTAGCCGAGACTCTGGAGGCCGGTGCGGAGATAGTCTCCGTTGTCCTTGAGGCGGGCGACGCGCTGGGGCTCTTCCTTAAGAATAGCGAGGCCTTCGGAGATGGCGGCGACGGCGGAGGCGGCCATGGCGGCGGAGAAGATGTAGGGGCTGGAGGCGTGCTGGAGGAAGATGGCGACTTCCTGGGAGCAGGCGACGAAGCCGCCGACGGAGGGGATGGACTTGGCGAGGGAGCCGGACCAGAGGTCGACTTCGCTGGTGTCGATGCCGAAGTGCTCGTCGGTGCCGCGACCGGTGAGGCCGAGGACGCCGGAGGCGTGGGCTTCGTCGATGAAGAGGAAGCAGCCGAACTCTTTCTTGATGGCGATGAGGTCGGGTAGGCAGCAGATGTCGCCATCCATGGAGAAGACGCCGTCGGAGATGATGACGGTGCGGTTTGCCGGGGGACCTTTTTTGATCTCTTCGCGGAGGCTTTCGGGATCGTTGTGGCGGAAGCGCTGGACCTGGACGCCTGCCATCTTGCAGGCATCGAGCAGGCTGCGATGACAGAGGGCGTCGATGATGATGCGGTCGGAGGGTCCGAAGAGGCCGGTGATGAGGCCGAGGTTGGCCATGTAGCCGGAGCTGAAGGTGAGGGCGGCTTCGGTGCCTTTGTAGGCGGCGAGATCGCGCTCGACTTCATTATGAATGTCGAGGGTTCCGGTGAGCAGGCGGGCTCCGCTGGTGCTGGTGCCGTAGCGGTGGATGGCCTCCTGCGCGGCTTTGTCGATGCGCGGGTGACCGATGAGGCCGAGGTAGTCGTAGGACGACATCATCAGCATCTGGTGGCCGTCGGCCTGGACGCAGGGACCTGCTTTGGCTTCGAGCGGCATGTGAAAGGGGTAGGCGTCTGCTGCACAGCCAAGAGCCGTGGTTTCGAAGATGCGGCGGGCGCGGGCGTCGAGCAGGCCGTTCTTCTTGAAGCTCCACGACCGGCCGGGCGTGAAGTAGTTCTGGAACATGTGGCCGGACGAGGAGGGGAATACCTTGGTTTCCTGCTCCACGGTTTCTTGTACTTGCAATGGTTGTGTCATGCCGATTTAACAATGCTAGACGAAAGCATCCGGGTTTGGAAGGGAAACCAATCCTCTTTTTGCGGGGATGAAGGGAAAATATGACGGCTATCCGATTGGAAACACCTAGGTTACGAAAGACATGGGGTGTTTTTGGAGGGTTGTTTAGATGCGGTTGTAGTCGGGACGCCAGGTTTGAATGGCCTGCTTGATCTGTTTGGGGTCGAGGTTTTCGGCTAGGGTGCGGCGGGCGAGGGCGGGGAGTTCGCTGTCGGAGGCGAAGCGGAGGGCGATGAGCTGGCGGGTGGTGAAGGACGCGATGGTGGCGTGTTCGGCGGGAGGAAGGAGCGCGGTGAGACGGAGGCGCTCTTCGAGGCGGATGAGGCGGTCCTGGATGCGGAGGGAATAGAAGCGGATCTTTACGGAGAGCAGAATGAGGGTGAAGGCGAGGATGATCCAGCAGAAGGAGAGGGTTCGGTGTTCGTGGTGATCGCTGTTCCAGAAGAGAAAGGCGAAGACGAGGTTGAGGAGGAGCAGGGGGGTGATGACGAAGTGGTGCAGGGGGTCGTACTTTGAGTGGTTCTTGTAGGACTGTGGGGCGGGCATGGGGCCTTTCGTGGAGGTTCTGGTGAAGATTGGTGATGGGTTGAGTGTACGTTGTGGATGATGGCGAGGTGGGCTTTGCGGTAGGCTCGATTGTATGACTACGACGGTTTCGAAGAAGCGGATTGGTGTGCACCTGGGGACGGCGGGTGGTGCGTGGAAGGCAGTGGAGCGGGCGGTGGAGGCGGGGGCGAATACGTTCCAGATCTTCTCGTCGAGCCCACGGACGTGGAAGGCTGCGCCGGTGAAGCCGGAGGATGCGGCGAAGATGCTGGAGCTGCGGGCGGCGCATGATATTGGGCCGGTGTCGGTGCATGCGAGCTATCTGATCAACCTGTGCAGCCAGACGGAGAGCGTGCGGTTGAACGGGATTGCTGCGTTTACGGGCGAGGTGGAGCGAGCGCTGGCACTGGGAGCGGAGTCGCTGGTGCTGCATCCGGGGAGCTGGAAGGGGCTGACACGCGAGGAGGGATTGCGGCTGGCGGTGGAGTCGATCGAACGGTCGATTGATGGGGTGGCGTGGCAGGGGAAGGACTTCAAGATTTTGATCGAGAATACGGCAGGGGCGGAGTTTTCGCTGGGCGGAAGTCTGGAGCAGGTAGCGGAGCTGGTGACTCGGTTGCAGGCGTGCGCTCCGGTGGCGGTGTGTCTGGATACCTGCCATATGCATGTGGCAGGGTACGACATTGTGACGGCGGAGGGGTATGCGGAGACGACGAAGCTGATCGAGGAGACGGTGGGGTTCGAGGCGGTGCGGGTGTGGCATTGCAACGATGCGAAGGCGGCGCGGGGATCGAAGCTGGACCGGCACGAGCATATCGGCGAAGGGACGATTGGGGCGGCAGCGTTCAAGCGGCTGCTGCACGATGCGCGGTTTGGGCATGCGGCGTTTATAGCGGAGACGCCGGTGGATGCTCCGGGGGATGAGGCGCGGAATGTTGGGGTGTTGCGGACGCTGGCGGCTGGGTAGGGAACGATTGTCCTTGCACCTCCAGCTAGCGCACTGGATACTGTTGCTGATTGGATCACCGGTATCTTTTGGAGGCGGACGATGCGACTGGCCAGATGGTGTGGAATGCTTCTCTGCGGGGCGCTGGTTCAGGGCGCTCGCGCACAGAGAGATATGGGTGCGCAACAGCAGAACGTCGGGGCAAATCAATCGATTATTGCAGCGATTCGTGAACCTGTGACGGGGATACCGTATCAGGCGGAGAAGGTATCACGCTCGGTGCAGAAGCTGAGCGACGGCACGGTAATTACGCATGAGTGGAGCGGGATCATAGCGCGGGACGCTGCGGGCAGAATGCGCGAGGATCTCTATATCGTGCACTCGGGTTCTGTGGGTGGCCATGAGATGGATATGACGCTACAGTCGGCGACCGTGGGCGATCCTGTGGCTCATGCGATGTTGATCTGGACTGGCGAGAAGAGCAAGGTGGTGATGCAGATGAAGTTGCCGGCTTTGCCAAAGAGCCGGACGGAGATGGCGGAGATGTTGAGTGCACCGCCTCCACCACCGCCGTTGCCGCCCGGGACTGTGCGCAAGTCGGTCTCGCTGGGGACTGGCAACGGAACCAGGGCGGATGGGTTGAAGGACGAGGTACAGACGGAGCAGCTTGGGCAGCAAGCAATGGAAGGCGTGCTGGTGACGGGGAGACGTGTGACGACGACGATTCCGACGGGCAAGGTGGGGAATGATCGGCCGATCGTGGTCGTTCATGAGGAGTGGAGGTCGCCGGAGTTGAAGTTGGTGGTGAAGTCGATCGACACCGACCCACGAAGCGGTGAGCAGACGATGGAGCTACAGGGGCTCGTGCGCACTGATCCGGATGCAGCACTGTTTCAAGCGCCGGCTGGATATGAGGTGAAGGATATGGCCGAGCTGATGAAGGGGCTGGGAGAGGTGGGTAAAGCGAAGGCGCAGTAGGGTGGTGTCGTTAGGCTGATGTGGGGGAGCTTGAGCGGTTGTAGCTGAAGTAGCTTTTGAGTCTCAGGAATGGCACCTCGTACAGGCGGTAGCTGAGCAGTGCGACGAGGATAGAGAGAACCCCGACTGCTAGCGCCTCGAGGATGACGCTGAGGGCTTTGGAGTGCAGGTGTTGGTTGAAGAAGAGGCGCATCGGCTCTGTTAGCCATCCAGCGAGCGAATAGTGGAAGACGTAGATGCCATAGCTGTAGGTCCCGAGGAAGCGCAGGGCTCTATTCTGGAACAGAGATTGGGTGTTCGACCCTGGCTTGAGGGTCATGGCGATGACGGCGGTGCTGGTGATGCCGATGAGGCTGAAGCCAAGGGTCTGGATGAAGATGCTGGTGGTCCATTCGAGTCCGCCATTCAGGATGGCGGCGACCAGCAGAATCGCGGCTGCGATGGCGAAGATGCGAGGTGCGAGGCGTAGGACGGTTTCGCGTGCTCGGGTACGAACAAGGGCGCTGAGGCAGCAGCCGAAGAGGATATTATCCGCGCAGGAGAAGGTGGGGGAGTAGGGCAGGTAGATGTTCTCGAAGCCCGGATGCGAACGCATGGCAACCAGGAAGATGCGGATGCCAAGAATGACGATGCAGCTGATAAGGGAGATGCGGACGAGCGTCTCCGGCTTTCGGATGCGATAGACGACCAGCGGCCAGACGAGGTAAAACTGCTCCTCTACCTGAAGCGACCAGAAGTGATTGATATTGAAGACGCCGAGCTGGAGGGGAATGTGGCTGCGCCAGAGCGCCAGGTTCGAGGTGTAGGTCAGAAAGTAGTACTGCCATCCTCCCCAGGAGAAGTGGAAGTGCCAAGTAAGCAGCAGGAGAGCCAGCAGGGAGCCGTAATAGAGCGGAAAGATCCGCAGCGTGCGGCGAGCGTAGAAGGTCCGGAAATAGTGCGGGACGTTCAAGGTGTCGATCAGAATGCCGGTGATGAGAAAGCCTGAGAGGGCGAAGAAGAGGTTCACACCGCAGTAGGTGGAGGCTCGGATTCGGGAGGCCAAGTCGAAGATGCGGGAACCGGTACTTCCGTTGGCCCAGAAGAGATGGTCGATGAGCACCAGCAGAATGGCCATGCCGCGAATGCCATCCAATGCAGGAATATGTGCGAATCCACCTGGATTTCCTGTGTCTACCCCCTGGGGAGTGGAGCTTTGAGAGAGTACTGTCGCCATTGAATAGAGTATGCCTGATCTCCCGAAAAATAGGGAATGACGACGCCCTTGTGTACAGCGGGTTCTCTGTCTGGAGCTCCGGTGCGGGAAGGTGACGCAGTTACAATGAAAAGATTATGGATGTGAGCGAGATAGGCGGCAAAACTGCCGCGAATGACGATCAGAAGCAAGAAGGACGTTCTGCGACAGGCGATGTCGTTCGTTATAACCCGAGCGAGATTGAGCCGAAGTGGCAGGCGCTGTGGGATGCCGATCCGTCGTTGTATGCGGCGGAGTCGCATGAGTGCGGCAAGCCGAAGTTTTATTGCCTGGAGATGCTGCCGTATCCGAGTGGGCAGTTGCACATGGGGCATGTGCGGAACTATGCGATCGGCGATGCGCTGG
Protein-coding regions in this window:
- a CDS encoding acyl carrier protein, translated to MSESIQDRVLRVIATTRRVPPETVRADSTFEELGIDSLDRINILFELESEFDIEIDDEHAKQVTTLQQMIDGITQLVDAKNAHPPED
- a CDS encoding NAD-dependent epimerase/dehydratase family protein; translation: MTTLITGASGFLGGRLAQLLAAQGEQVIVLARPTSDLRHLAGLPIRIVPGDLTDLASLRAAVVGMGVAHIFHCAACSTDWAPWKTYFDANVTGTQNLLEAALESPTLARFVHVSTTDVYGYPAIPCDESAPTRDAGLPYNQTKRLGELAVWRAHQDHGLPVTIVRPATIYGPRGKDFTVEIATLLRQRLMATIDHGRAPGGFAYVDNVAEAMIAAAHHPATLGHAFNLSDGTHATWADYVKLFSQAIHAKPPWINLSFAAATNLASVLETPHRLLKLPGRPLLTRHAVQLLGINQEFPIAKAKETFGFAPKISLEEGIARSAAWLHDRA
- a CDS encoding aminotransferase class I/II-fold pyridoxal phosphate-dependent enzyme, with protein sequence MEQETKVFPSSSGHMFQNYFTPGRSWSFKKNGLLDARARRIFETTALGCAADAYPFHMPLEAKAGPCVQADGHQMLMMSSYDYLGLIGHPRIDKAAQEAIHRYGTSTSGARLLTGTLDIHNEVERDLAAYKGTEAALTFSSGYMANLGLITGLFGPSDRIIIDALCHRSLLDACKMAGVQVQRFRHNDPESLREEIKKGPPANRTVIISDGVFSMDGDICCLPDLIAIKKEFGCFLFIDEAHASGVLGLTGRGTDEHFGIDTSEVDLWSGSLAKSIPSVGGFVACSQEVAIFLQHASSPYIFSAAMAASAVAAISEGLAILKEEPQRVARLKDNGDYLRTGLQSLGYNTGLSDTAIIPVVLHDEIQTAVFARKLRNHGIIAAPVMFPAVAQGVARLRLCVTAAHTREQLDFVLDVFRQLAN
- a CDS encoding DUF6526 family protein codes for the protein MPAPQSYKNHSKYDPLHHFVITPLLLLNLVFAFLFWNSDHHEHRTLSFCWIILAFTLILLSVKIRFYSLRIQDRLIRLEERLRLTALLPPAEHATIASFTTRQLIALRFASDSELPALARRTLAENLDPKQIKQAIQTWRPDYNRI
- a CDS encoding deoxyribonuclease IV, coding for MTTTVSKKRIGVHLGTAGGAWKAVERAVEAGANTFQIFSSSPRTWKAAPVKPEDAAKMLELRAAHDIGPVSVHASYLINLCSQTESVRLNGIAAFTGEVERALALGAESLVLHPGSWKGLTREEGLRLAVESIERSIDGVAWQGKDFKILIENTAGAEFSLGGSLEQVAELVTRLQACAPVAVCLDTCHMHVAGYDIVTAEGYAETTKLIEETVGFEAVRVWHCNDAKAARGSKLDRHEHIGEGTIGAAAFKRLLHDARFGHAAFIAETPVDAPGDEARNVGVLRTLAAG
- a CDS encoding acyltransferase family protein; translation: MATVLSQSSTPQGVDTGNPGGFAHIPALDGIRGMAILLVLIDHLFWANGSTGSRIFDLASRIRASTYCGVNLFFALSGFLITGILIDTLNVPHYFRTFYARRTLRIFPLYYGSLLALLLLTWHFHFSWGGWQYYFLTYTSNLALWRSHIPLQLGVFNINHFWSLQVEEQFYLVWPLVVYRIRKPETLVRISLISCIVILGIRIFLVAMRSHPGFENIYLPYSPTFSCADNILFGCCLSALVRTRARETVLRLAPRIFAIAAAILLVAAILNGGLEWTTSIFIQTLGFSLIGITSTAVIAMTLKPGSNTQSLFQNRALRFLGTYSYGIYVFHYSLAGWLTEPMRLFFNQHLHSKALSVILEALAVGVLSILVALLSYRLYEVPFLRLKSYFSYNRSSSPTSA